Genomic DNA from Leptospira hartskeerlii:
AGCAAAGAGTTGCGGCGTTAGAAGGTGGAGTTGCTGCTCTTGCGACTGCCTCCGGTCAGTCTGCAGAAACATTAGCACTTTTGAATATAGTAGAAGCAGGCCAGGAAATTGTGGCATCTTCTTCCCTTTATGGAGGAACTTACAACCTTCTTCACTATACTTTCCCTAAGCTTGGGATCAAAGTCCATTTTGTGGACCAATCCAATCCTGAAAATTTCAAAAAAGCGATCAATGACAAGACTAGAGCCATATTTGCCGAAACCTTAGGCAATCCTAAGTTGGATACTCTTGACATAGAAGCAGTTGCTAAGGTTGCTCATGATGCAGGGGTCCCGCTGGTGATTGACAATACCCTACCTTCTCCTTATCTTGTTCGTCCTATCGATTTTGGTGCAGACATTGTGGTTCACTCGCTTACCAAGTTTTTAGGAGGCCATGGAACTTCCATCGGAGGGATCATCGTTGATTCAGGTAAATTCAACTGGGGGAACGGGAAGTTTAAGAACTTCACTGAACCGGATCCAAGCTATCATGGCCTGAAATTCTGGGACGTTTTCGGTAAGTTCGAACCTTTTGGCGGCGTGAATATCGCATTCATCATCAAAGCTCGTGTCCAAGGTTTGAGAGATTTAGGGCCTGCAATTTCCCCTTTTAATGCGTTTAATATCCTACAAGGTATTGAAACTCTTCATTTGAGAGTTACCCAGCATTCGGAGAATGCGCTAAAAGTAGCGGAGTATCTTTCAAAACATCCTAAAGTGACTTGGGTGAACTATCCTGGCCTTCCTTCCGATAAAAACTACGCTCTGGCTAAAAAATACCATACGAGAGGATTGTTCGGAGCAATCATCGGATTCGGAGTGAAAGGTGGAATTCCGGAAGCGAAGAAGTTGATAGACGGTCTGGAATTATTCTCCTTGCTTGCAAACGTAGGAGATGCAAAATCACTTGCGATCCATCCTGCTTCTACTACTCACCAACAGTTGAGTGCGGAAGAACAATTGGCAGCGGGTGTGACTCCTGAGTTTATCAGACTTTCCGTTGGTCTGGAACATATAGACGATATTATTACGGACCTGGACGAAGCACTGAAAAAGGTGTGACTTCCGACTCCGTTCAAAAAATCGTCTAATAATCGGCCACTTTCTCTTTTTAGTTTCCTAAGCTTGCTTAGGATCATCTGAAAAAGGAAAGTGGCTTAGTTATTTGGAACTTAAATCATGGGATCGAATCAATCCGTCGGCATAGTAGAACCAAAAACCGCAGTGCTGGGAGATCTACGCCTGGACAACGGTTCTGTTCTTTCCCCTACCGTAGTTGCTTATGAAACCTACGGAACACTTTCTCCCAACAAAGACAATGCAATACTAGTCTGCCATGCACTTTCAGGAGACGCTCATGCGGCAGGATTTCATTCTGAAGGAGAAAAACGTCCAGGTTGGTGGGACGAGTATATCGGTCCAGGTAAGGCCTTTGATACAAATCAATTTTTTATAATATCTTCTAATGTGATCGGCGGATGTAAGGGTTCTTCAGGACCCATGAGTATCAATCCTGTCAGTGGAAAACCATATGGTTCCAGCTTTCCTTTCGTTTCCATTAAGGATATGGTGGCTGCTCAAAAGCTTTTGGTAGAATCTTTCGGGATCCAAAGATTGCTCTGCGTAGCCGGCGGCTCCATGGGTGGAATGCAGGCTTTACAATGGAGCATTTCTTATCCGGATTCTTTAGAGAATTGTATTATTTTAGCTTCTTCTGCAGAACATTCCGCAATGCAAATCGCCTTTAATGAAGTGGGAAGACAGGCAATTCTTTCCGATCCGAATTGGAATAACGGATTGTATGAAGACAGTGCAACTCCTCGTAAAGGACTTGCTTTGGCAAGAATGATGGGCCATATCACTTATCTTTCCGACCATAAGATGAGAGAAAAATTCGGCAGGAAACCTCCTATAGGAAACCTATTAAATTCCGATTTTGCAGTAGGAAGTTATTTAATATACCAAGGAGAAAGTTTCGTAGATCGTTTCGATGCAAACTCTTATATCTATGTGACAAAAGCCCTGGATCATTTCAGTCTGGGCAAAGGCCAGGAACTTACTAAGGCGCTTAGTCCAGCTCATTGTAGATTTTTAGTTGTCTCTTATAGTTCCGATTGGCTCTACCCTCCTTCTCAATCTAGAGAGATCGTAAAAAGTTTAGAAGCCTCCGATAAAAGAGTCTTTTACGTGGAGCTTACTACGAACGAAGGTCATGATAGTTTTCTTCTTCCTAACCAAAGACAGGAAGATGTGATCAGAGGTTTTCTAAATATGCCGGTGAACGAATGATAGATTCTAAGATCTTAAGTAGCGCCACTCTGAGTGAAAGACCGGACTTCGCATATATTCTGGATACAATCTCACCGGGTTCCAGAGTTTTGGACCTTGGTTGCGGCAATGGAGATCTTCTCTATCTTCTCAAACAAAAAGGGATCCGAGGACAAGGTATCGAGAAGGACGAAGATGCGATCGTAGAATGTATCCGTAAAGGTGTGTATGTTCACCATGGAGATATTGACGAAGGCCTAAGCCATCACGAAGACAAACGTTTTGATTATGTGATCTTAAATCAGACTATCCAAGAGACCAGACACCCTGGCGATATTATCAAAGAATGTTTGAGGATCGGCAAACGTGTAATCATCGTTTTTCCGAATTTTGGATATTGGGAAGTTCGTTTTAGAATTCTATTCCAAGGAAAAACTCCTGTTACGGATCTTCTTCCTTACCGCTGGTTTAATACTCCTAACTTACATTTTCTTTCCGTTCTAGATTTTCAGGAGTTCTGCGATATTCGCGGTTTCACTGTAGAAGATAAAGCATTCTTCACAGATCTGAAACAGGTAAAATTTAGTCCCAACTTTTTTGCAAAGTTAGCGTTGTTCCAGATTAGATAGAATCAACCTACGGGAACCTTCCCTGCTCTTTCTAAAGCCTGGTCGATCAAAGACTGATACAATGTTTGGATAGGAATCCCAGCCGCTTTTGCTTGTTGAGGGATAAGACTTGTCTCTGTCATTCCGGGTAACGTGTTTGTTTCCAGAACAAATGGAGTTTCTCCTACCACAATAAAATCCGTTCTTGAATAGCCTTCGCAACCTAGAGTTTTATGAGCTAGGATGGATTG
This window encodes:
- a CDS encoding O-acetylhomoserine aminocarboxypropyltransferase/cysteine synthase family protein produces the protein MARNYKPETIALHGGQAPDPTTTSRAVPIYQTTSYVFKDTDHAARLFGLQEFGNIYTRIGNPTTDVLEQRVAALEGGVAALATASGQSAETLALLNIVEAGQEIVASSSLYGGTYNLLHYTFPKLGIKVHFVDQSNPENFKKAINDKTRAIFAETLGNPKLDTLDIEAVAKVAHDAGVPLVIDNTLPSPYLVRPIDFGADIVVHSLTKFLGGHGTSIGGIIVDSGKFNWGNGKFKNFTEPDPSYHGLKFWDVFGKFEPFGGVNIAFIIKARVQGLRDLGPAISPFNAFNILQGIETLHLRVTQHSENALKVAEYLSKHPKVTWVNYPGLPSDKNYALAKKYHTRGLFGAIIGFGVKGGIPEAKKLIDGLELFSLLANVGDAKSLAIHPASTTHQQLSAEEQLAAGVTPEFIRLSVGLEHIDDIITDLDEALKKV
- the metW gene encoding methionine biosynthesis protein MetW, whose amino-acid sequence is MIDSKILSSATLSERPDFAYILDTISPGSRVLDLGCGNGDLLYLLKQKGIRGQGIEKDEDAIVECIRKGVYVHHGDIDEGLSHHEDKRFDYVILNQTIQETRHPGDIIKECLRIGKRVIIVFPNFGYWEVRFRILFQGKTPVTDLLPYRWFNTPNLHFLSVLDFQEFCDIRGFTVEDKAFFTDLKQVKFSPNFFAKLALFQIR
- the metX gene encoding homoserine O-acetyltransferase MetX, with amino-acid sequence MGSNQSVGIVEPKTAVLGDLRLDNGSVLSPTVVAYETYGTLSPNKDNAILVCHALSGDAHAAGFHSEGEKRPGWWDEYIGPGKAFDTNQFFIISSNVIGGCKGSSGPMSINPVSGKPYGSSFPFVSIKDMVAAQKLLVESFGIQRLLCVAGGSMGGMQALQWSISYPDSLENCIILASSAEHSAMQIAFNEVGRQAILSDPNWNNGLYEDSATPRKGLALARMMGHITYLSDHKMREKFGRKPPIGNLLNSDFAVGSYLIYQGESFVDRFDANSYIYVTKALDHFSLGKGQELTKALSPAHCRFLVVSYSSDWLYPPSQSREIVKSLEASDKRVFYVELTTNEGHDSFLLPNQRQEDVIRGFLNMPVNE